A segment of the Vibrio aquimaris genome:
GCAAGTAAGTCCTATGGTCTTGCTGTCGCTGCGCTTGCGGGTGTACCAAAAAGCGTGATTAAAAATGCACGAGTCAAGCTATCCCAATTGGAACTGCTCAGCAAGGCTGAAAGCAAGCCTAACCCCAGCTTAGGTGATAGTGCAAACCAACTCAGTCTTATACCAGAGCCAAGTGAAGTTGAAGAGAAGCTAGCCAATATTAACCCAGACGACCTTACTCCACGCCAAGCTCTAGAAGAGCTTTATAGGCTGAAAAAACTTTTATGTTAGTTATAAAAATGGGCTGCAGTAGCAGCCCATTTTTTAGCTACAACTTTCTTCGAAGCAAAAGTAAAGCGATGGTCAAGAAAACAATACTTGGCATCACGGCGCCAAAGACTGGAGGGATACTGTATACCAAACTCAATGGACCAAAAAACTCACTGGATATATAAAAGGTAAATCCAGCCACAACACCTGAGAGAATGCGAGCTCCCATCGTCACACTGCGTAATGGTCCAAAAATAAACGATAGTGCCATCAACATCATCACTGCGATGGAAAAAGGTTGAGTCACTTTTCTCCATAAGGCCAATTCATACCGCGAAGAATCTTGCTCTGAGTCCTTAAGATAGTGAACATAATCATACAATCCACCCAGAGAAAGCTCTTCAGGCTTTACCGTAACTACCGCAAGCTTGTCTGGAGCAAGTGAGGTCGTCCAGCGGTATTCTGGAAGATTGGTCTTGGATATTTCAACTTCATCGCCCATTTCAGTCACCTGGACATTCTTCATTAACCAATTGTTATCGGATAGATAATCGACTTGCTCAGCATAGACAACCGTTTCCAACTGCTTATCCGAATTAAATCGCCACATGTTCAGCCCATACAACTTGTCATCATCAATTTTGCCTATGAAGATAAAGTCATTAGCATCTCGGGCCCACACCCCCGTCCGTACCGACATAATTGCGCCGCCAGATGTACTAAATGCACGTAGATCTCGCGCCATTTTTTGTGCTTGTGGTGCGCCCCACTGACCCAGTAACGTCACCAATACCATTAGGGGAACAGCCGTTTTAAGTACTGACAAACCAATATCGAGTTTAGAATAACCTGCCGCCTGCATA
Coding sequences within it:
- the lptG gene encoding LPS export ABC transporter permease LptG, giving the protein MFKILDLYIGKTIIATTSLVLATFVGLSSIIKYVEQLRKVGQGSYDLLQALFYVILSIPRDIEMFFPMAALLGALIGLGMLASSSELVVMQAAGYSKLDIGLSVLKTAVPLMVLVTLLGQWGAPQAQKMARDLRAFSTSGGAIMSVRTGVWARDANDFIFIGKIDDDKLYGLNMWRFNSDKQLETVVYAEQVDYLSDNNWLMKNVQVTEMGDEVEISKTNLPEYRWTTSLAPDKLAVVTVKPEELSLGGLYDYVHYLKDSEQDSSRYELALWRKVTQPFSIAVMMLMALSFIFGPLRSVTMGARILSGVVAGFTFYISSEFFGPLSLVYSIPPVFGAVMPSIVFLTIALLLLRRKL